The following are encoded in a window of Acidobacteriota bacterium genomic DNA:
- a CDS encoding substrate-binding domain-containing protein — protein sequence MHKLNLTFFLALSLLIAVAATACNKGAGNNASGKKTIAVIPKGVSHFFWQSVKAGADAAGKDLNVEIIWKGPALETDISGQINIVEDMINRRVDGIVLAPSHGDSLVPIAERAQRENIPVTIFDSGIGTDKYVSYVATDNRQGGVVAARRMGEKLGGKGKVAILGVKKGSVSTDEREEGFRDTIQKEFPGITLIPIIFYGESVATKSLSVAEDILTANPDLAGIFASNETSTVGAVNAIRQRNLVGKITLVGFDASPDLVRGIKEGEIDSLVLQDPFKMGYEGVKTIIDKLAGKTPERRIDTGVKLITKENMNTPEMQRLIK from the coding sequence ATGCATAAACTTAACCTGACTTTCTTCCTCGCGCTTTCCCTGTTGATTGCTGTTGCTGCTACGGCTTGCAACAAAGGCGCTGGCAACAACGCTTCCGGCAAAAAGACAATCGCCGTCATTCCCAAAGGCGTTTCGCATTTCTTCTGGCAAAGCGTCAAAGCCGGAGCCGATGCCGCCGGAAAAGACCTGAATGTGGAAATCATTTGGAAAGGCCCTGCGCTGGAAACAGATATTTCCGGCCAGATCAACATTGTTGAAGATATGATCAATCGCCGCGTGGATGGCATTGTGCTGGCTCCGTCGCATGGAGATTCGCTGGTGCCGATTGCCGAACGCGCGCAACGCGAAAACATTCCTGTGACGATCTTCGATTCCGGCATCGGAACCGATAAATATGTGTCTTACGTCGCCACGGACAATCGCCAGGGCGGTGTTGTCGCCGCGCGTCGAATGGGCGAAAAGCTCGGCGGCAAAGGCAAAGTCGCCATCCTGGGCGTCAAAAAAGGCTCGGTTTCCACCGACGAACGCGAAGAAGGATTTCGGGACACGATCCAGAAAGAATTCCCCGGAATCACGCTGATTCCGATCATTTTTTACGGCGAATCCGTCGCGACGAAATCGCTGTCTGTTGCCGAAGATATTTTGACCGCCAATCCTGACCTGGCTGGCATTTTCGCCTCGAACGAAACTTCGACCGTCGGCGCAGTCAATGCCATTCGCCAACGCAATCTGGTGGGCAAAATCACACTGGTTGGTTTTGATGCCAGCCCCGATCTGGTTCGCGGCATCAAGGAAGGCGAGATTGATTCCCTGGTACTGCAAGACCCGTTCAAGATGGGCTACGAAGGCGTCAAAACCATTATTGATAAGCTGGCCGGGAAGACTCCCGAACGCCGCATTGACACGGGCGTCAAGCTGATCACCAAAGAAAACATGAACACGCCGGAAATGCAGCGGCTGATCAAATAA
- a CDS encoding DUF86 domain-containing protein produces MSERDHQLVLEDIIASIERIERFTAKHDADSFAKDEMASDATILNLAIIGEASKLIPEEIKTLMPSIVWKDVIGLRNIIIHKYFAVDLAIIWRIVSQDLPPLKSNIQQALAHLNQSTLSTSSTAGE; encoded by the coding sequence ATGTCTGAACGTGATCATCAGTTGGTGCTCGAAGACATTATCGCCAGCATTGAGCGAATCGAAAGATTCACCGCTAAGCACGACGCAGACTCATTTGCGAAGGATGAAATGGCATCGGACGCAACGATACTAAACCTGGCCATCATCGGCGAAGCCTCCAAATTGATTCCTGAGGAAATCAAAACCTTGATGCCATCAATCGTGTGGAAAGACGTGATTGGCCTAAGGAATATCATCATTCACAAATACTTTGCCGTTGACTTGGCAATTATCTGGCGAATTGTTTCTCAGGATTTGCCGCCTTTGAAATCAAACATTCAACAAGCGCTGGCTCATTTGAACCAATCTACACTTTCAACCTCAAGCACCGCTGGAGAATAA
- a CDS encoding nucleotidyltransferase family protein, protein MELQTSKTEPVQSASSPATFYLETLRQHMDELRQRFHVRSLWLFGSRVRNDYCAESDLDILVEFDIPPGLEFVSLHDLLEEWLGVKVDLVSKNAVVQKPRLWAHIEKDLVNV, encoded by the coding sequence ATGGAACTGCAAACTTCTAAAACTGAGCCAGTTCAATCTGCTTCTAGCCCCGCAACTTTTTATCTGGAAACACTGAGGCAGCACATGGATGAATTACGACAACGATTTCATGTCAGATCCTTGTGGCTGTTTGGGTCTCGTGTGCGGAACGATTACTGTGCTGAAAGCGACCTGGATATTTTAGTTGAGTTCGACATACCGCCTGGTTTGGAGTTTGTCAGCTTGCACGATTTGTTAGAAGAATGGCTTGGCGTCAAAGTTGATTTGGTTTCCAAGAATGCTGTTGTCCAAAAACCTCGCCTCTGGGCACATATTGAGAAGGATTTGGTCAATGTCTGA
- a CDS encoding alcohol dehydrogenase catalytic domain-containing protein, producing the protein MSITTMKALALCAPRQMEVRDIPIPAPQPNEVLVRVGSVGLCGTDFHIFEGHANYRTDATGRLIPLEEEPLILGHEFCGIVEEVGGAVKDVKAGDWVVVDQGWNCLSYKQDLCEYCATGDSHQCANYAEHGITGLQGALAEFVSVPAINTVRIESELPMEQAALTEPLGCITHTMNSVLKTQSRYQFSGETAAERPIKSVLVCGAGPAGLLFTQYLRNVIGFDGLLIVTEPSEKRRKLAEQYGATGIDPMSTDLVEAVKDLTKGERINLLIESAGIAQLFKQIPNLIRKQATIVLYGHGHHGVDLGVVNNIQFMEPTLIAPTGASGGFDSDGRPSIYRRSLELIASGKINVSKFITHRYHSLADVPAGFAQDHFGADFIKGVAVFS; encoded by the coding sequence ATGAGCATTACCACAATGAAAGCTTTAGCCCTTTGCGCGCCTCGCCAAATGGAAGTCCGTGACATCCCCATTCCTGCGCCGCAGCCAAACGAAGTTCTGGTCAGAGTCGGTTCGGTTGGATTGTGCGGAACGGATTTTCATATCTTTGAAGGCCACGCCAATTATCGAACCGACGCAACCGGTCGTCTGATTCCGCTGGAAGAAGAACCGCTGATTTTAGGCCATGAGTTTTGCGGAATCGTCGAAGAAGTTGGCGGCGCCGTCAAAGACGTCAAAGCGGGTGACTGGGTTGTGGTGGATCAGGGATGGAACTGTCTGAGCTATAAACAAGACTTGTGCGAATATTGCGCCACGGGCGATTCGCATCAATGCGCGAATTATGCCGAACATGGCATCACCGGGTTGCAGGGCGCGCTGGCCGAATTCGTTTCCGTTCCGGCCATCAACACCGTCCGGATCGAAAGCGAATTGCCGATGGAACAGGCTGCTCTGACAGAACCCCTGGGCTGCATCACGCATACGATGAACTCCGTGTTGAAAACCCAATCGCGCTATCAGTTTTCTGGCGAAACCGCCGCCGAACGTCCGATCAAATCCGTGTTGGTCTGTGGAGCCGGCCCCGCCGGATTGCTGTTCACGCAGTATTTGCGAAATGTCATCGGTTTTGACGGATTGCTGATTGTCACCGAACCCAGCGAAAAACGCCGAAAGCTTGCCGAACAGTACGGCGCGACCGGCATTGATCCGATGAGCACCGACCTGGTCGAAGCCGTTAAAGATTTGACCAAAGGCGAGCGCATCAACTTGTTGATCGAATCAGCGGGCATTGCGCAATTGTTCAAACAGATTCCTAATTTGATTCGCAAACAGGCGACGATTGTGCTGTATGGGCACGGCCACCACGGCGTTGATCTGGGCGTGGTGAACAACATTCAGTTTATGGAACCGACCTTGATTGCTCCGACGGGAGCTTCAGGCGGATTCGATTCCGATGGCCGACCCAGCATCTATCGCCGGTCGCTGGAACTGATCGCATCCGGCAAAATCAACGTCTCGAAATTCATCACGCACCGCTATCATTCACTGGCCGACGTTCCTGCCGGATTCGCGCAGGATCATTTCGGCGCTGATTTCATCAAAGGAGTCGCTGTTTTCAGCTAG
- a CDS encoding NAD(P)-dependent oxidoreductase encodes MSNSNFLVTGAHGFIGAWVVKRLLAEEHNVTIFDLNSNPHRLRQIMNDDEIAQAKVIEADITDGDAVTKAVEQNDINNIIHLAGVQVPVCRANPRLGAMINVVGTVNVFEAAKNSGGKIKRVVYASSAAVFGEPEDGNPVSENQAGRMTTHYGAFKQCNEDNARVYFLDNGVSSVGLRPLTVYGPGRDFGMTSDPTKAMKAAVVGRPFHIRFGGETDFLFAADCADAFIRSATAELTGAHVFNLHGETVRVAAVVEEIEKLLPESRGLITVAAEGIKMPSALDDSAIVAALGGVPHTPLAQGVKETIERFQLLKHENRLDTADLDQ; translated from the coding sequence ATGTCGAACTCGAATTTCCTGGTGACGGGCGCGCATGGGTTTATCGGCGCCTGGGTGGTGAAACGGCTTTTGGCCGAAGAACACAATGTCACCATTTTTGATTTGAACTCGAATCCGCACCGGTTGCGGCAGATCATGAACGATGACGAAATCGCGCAGGCGAAAGTCATTGAAGCGGACATCACCGATGGCGACGCGGTCACCAAAGCCGTCGAGCAAAACGACATCAACAACATCATTCACCTGGCCGGCGTGCAGGTTCCGGTTTGCCGCGCCAACCCGCGGTTGGGCGCGATGATCAACGTCGTCGGCACCGTCAACGTGTTTGAAGCTGCGAAGAATTCCGGTGGCAAGATCAAACGAGTCGTTTATGCCAGTTCCGCAGCCGTGTTTGGTGAACCGGAAGACGGCAATCCCGTCAGCGAAAATCAAGCCGGAAGAATGACCACGCATTACGGCGCGTTCAAACAATGCAACGAAGACAACGCACGCGTTTACTTTCTGGACAATGGCGTCAGCAGCGTAGGGTTGCGCCCGTTGACGGTTTATGGCCCCGGACGCGATTTCGGGATGACCTCCGACCCGACGAAAGCGATGAAAGCCGCCGTGGTCGGTCGTCCGTTCCACATCCGGTTTGGCGGAGAAACCGATTTCCTGTTCGCCGCAGATTGCGCCGATGCCTTTATTCGTTCAGCAACGGCGGAACTGACCGGCGCGCACGTGTTCAATTTGCACGGCGAAACGGTTCGCGTCGCCGCCGTCGTGGAGGAGATCGAAAAGCTGCTTCCCGAATCCAGAGGATTGATTACTGTTGCCGCCGAAGGCATAAAAATGCCGTCAGCGCTGGATGATTCCGCGATTGTCGCTGCGCTCGGCGGCGTTCCGCATACACCGTTGGCGCAAGGCGTCAAAGAGACCATTGAACGGTTTCAATTGCTAAAACACGAAAACAGGTTGGACACAGCCGACCTGGATCAATAA
- a CDS encoding inorganic diphosphatase produces MNPWHDVDLGDEAPEVFRCIIEIPIGSKVKYELDKGTGLLKVDRVLFSSVHYPANYGFLPRTYCDDNDPLDVLVLGQVEVVPLCILRAKAIGVMQMIDQNEEDDKIIAVHADDPEYRDYKDISELPEYRLKSVRRFFEDYKALENKQVKVERFMGRFDAINIIERSIKLYTDLKPQLIGESR; encoded by the coding sequence ATGAACCCCTGGCACGATGTTGATCTGGGCGACGAAGCGCCCGAAGTGTTTCGCTGTATTATCGAGATTCCGATTGGCTCGAAGGTCAAATACGAACTGGACAAAGGTACTGGGCTGTTGAAAGTGGATCGCGTTCTGTTCAGTTCGGTGCATTACCCTGCAAATTACGGCTTTTTGCCAAGGACCTATTGCGACGACAATGACCCGCTGGACGTGTTGGTGCTGGGTCAAGTTGAAGTAGTTCCGCTTTGTATCTTGCGCGCCAAAGCCATTGGCGTGATGCAGATGATTGACCAAAACGAAGAAGACGACAAAATCATCGCCGTCCACGCCGACGATCCCGAATACCGCGATTACAAAGACATTTCCGAATTGCCGGAGTACCGTTTGAAATCCGTGCGGCGTTTTTTTGAAGATTACAAGGCGCTGGAAAACAAACAGGTCAAAGTTGAACGTTTTATGGGACGATTCGACGCCATCAACATCATTGAGCGCAGCATCAAACTGTACACGGACCTGAAGCCGCAACTGATCGGCGAATCCAGATAA
- the sixA gene encoding phosphohistidine phosphatase SixA, producing the protein MIELYLMRHAIAADLGVGGIINDTDRPLTPEGRAKMKQAAFGLKELELKFNVILTSPLLRCRQTAEVVAEVLELQHRVKIIESLAPGKAFASGEGGHAELFLELGAYQFDRALLVGHMPDLSEITSYLLAGNRNLNIEFKKGAVCLVELSSLPPRGPGLFRWLMSPKQLRALTKGK; encoded by the coding sequence TTGATCGAACTTTATTTGATGCGGCACGCAATCGCTGCTGATTTGGGGGTGGGCGGAATTATCAATGATACCGACCGTCCACTGACGCCGGAAGGACGAGCGAAAATGAAGCAGGCGGCTTTCGGACTGAAAGAGCTTGAGTTGAAATTCAATGTGATTTTGACCAGCCCGCTGTTGCGTTGCCGCCAGACCGCCGAGGTCGTGGCAGAGGTGTTGGAGTTACAGCATCGCGTCAAAATCATTGAATCGCTTGCGCCCGGAAAAGCATTTGCCAGCGGCGAAGGCGGCCACGCGGAATTGTTTCTGGAACTCGGCGCGTATCAGTTCGACCGGGCGTTGTTGGTCGGCCACATGCCGGATCTGTCGGAAATCACTTCGTACCTGCTGGCCGGAAATCGCAATCTCAACATTGAGTTCAAAAAAGGCGCTGTGTGTCTGGTCGAACTGTCCAGCCTGCCGCCGCGCGGGCCGGGTTTGTTTCGCTGGCTGATGTCTCCCAAACAGTTGCGCGCGCTGACTAAAGGAAAGTAA
- a CDS encoding GNAT family N-acetyltransferase — protein MNDGKLSELTIRMADAADAATIALVLHQSFAEFEALYSPEAFAATISSPGKILDRLSEGPVWVAELDGAIVGTVSAVAKASSLYIRGMAVDPTAQGRKVGYELLRCVEKFARQHKFQGMFLSTTPFLTRAIALYERFGFSRGDEGPDNLFRTPLFTMAKSLI, from the coding sequence ATGAATGATGGGAAATTGTCCGAGCTAACAATACGAATGGCCGATGCCGCCGACGCTGCCACGATCGCTCTGGTTTTGCATCAATCTTTTGCTGAATTCGAAGCTTTGTACTCACCGGAGGCATTTGCCGCCACAATTTCTTCACCTGGGAAGATTCTTGACCGGTTGAGCGAAGGGCCTGTTTGGGTGGCGGAATTGGACGGCGCTATTGTTGGAACCGTATCGGCGGTTGCTAAAGCCAGTTCGCTTTACATTCGCGGAATGGCGGTTGATCCTACTGCGCAAGGAAGAAAGGTTGGGTACGAACTTTTGAGGTGTGTCGAGAAATTTGCCCGACAACACAAATTTCAGGGCATGTTTCTCAGCACGACTCCTTTTCTGACGCGTGCGATCGCGTTGTACGAGCGTTTTGGATTTTCTCGCGGTGATGAAGGACCTGATAATCTTTTTAGGACCCCGCTTTTTACGATGGCAAAAAGCCTGATCTGA
- a CDS encoding acyl-CoA carboxylase subunit beta has translation MKRDVAENPALNPNRKHLESLITELRSLEDRLRQGGGADKIERQHKQNKLTARERIEKLLDPDTYFQEIGLLVAFDQYDGQAPAAGVVTGIGLVAGREVVIVANDATVKAGSWWPETIKKMLRAQEIAMRCRVPIVYLVDSAGVNLPYQDGVFPGQYGAARIFFYNSIMRRYLKVPQISAVMGQCVAGGAYLPALSDVILMVEGTSFMGLGAPNLVKGAIGQKVDSETLGGAKMHNSISGVAHYRSKNDEECLQQIRDLIAELPPPQTTKANIKDLEPPARPATDLYNVLPADHRAPYDAREMLNCIFDRNSFDEFQADFAKEMIVGHARICGVSVGIIANNRGLLPPPVPGTPPKFGGIIYTESAEKTAYFIETCNRHGTPLLFIQDVSGFMVGVEAEQSGIIRAGARFVEAMATATVPKIVLTINHASGAGYYAMAGQGFDPDFIFTLPTGRMAVMEGESAVMALFASQLEKLKAAGQQPDEKLRAEMDRVRAEYERQLDAKFAAARGFVDAVISPEEIRPAIELALRTSLNNPDGHLGFGI, from the coding sequence ATGAAACGTGATGTCGCGGAGAACCCCGCGCTCAATCCCAACCGCAAACATCTTGAATCGCTCATTACCGAACTTCGTTCGCTGGAAGACCGACTGCGCCAAGGCGGAGGCGCGGACAAGATCGAGCGCCAGCACAAGCAAAACAAGCTGACCGCGCGCGAACGAATCGAAAAGCTGCTTGATCCCGATACCTACTTTCAGGAAATCGGATTGCTGGTTGCCTTCGATCAATACGACGGACAAGCTCCGGCTGCGGGAGTGGTCACGGGAATCGGTTTGGTCGCGGGCCGTGAAGTCGTCATTGTCGCCAATGACGCGACGGTCAAAGCCGGTTCGTGGTGGCCGGAAACGATCAAAAAGATGCTGCGCGCACAGGAAATCGCCATGCGCTGCCGCGTGCCGATTGTCTATTTGGTGGATTCCGCTGGCGTGAATTTGCCGTATCAGGATGGCGTTTTTCCGGGGCAGTATGGCGCGGCGCGGATTTTCTTTTACAATTCGATCATGCGGCGTTACCTGAAAGTGCCTCAGATTTCAGCAGTTATGGGCCAATGTGTGGCTGGTGGGGCGTACCTGCCTGCGCTGTCGGATGTGATTCTGATGGTCGAAGGAACTTCGTTTATGGGTTTGGGTGCGCCAAATCTGGTCAAAGGCGCGATTGGCCAGAAAGTGGATAGTGAAACGCTGGGCGGCGCAAAGATGCATAATTCGATTTCCGGCGTTGCGCATTACCGCTCGAAAAATGACGAAGAGTGTTTGCAACAGATTCGCGATTTGATTGCCGAACTTCCGCCGCCGCAAACCACCAAAGCAAACATCAAAGACTTGGAGCCGCCCGCGCGACCGGCGACTGATTTGTACAACGTCCTTCCGGCGGATCACCGCGCACCATACGACGCGCGCGAAATGCTCAACTGCATTTTTGATCGGAACAGTTTCGACGAATTCCAGGCGGACTTTGCCAAGGAAATGATCGTCGGCCACGCGCGCATCTGCGGGGTTTCTGTCGGTATCATCGCCAACAACCGTGGCTTGCTGCCTCCGCCCGTGCCCGGAACGCCGCCGAAGTTCGGCGGAATCATTTACACCGAAAGCGCCGAAAAGACCGCGTACTTCATTGAAACCTGCAACCGGCACGGCACGCCGCTGCTGTTCATTCAGGACGTGTCCGGCTTTATGGTCGGCGTCGAGGCCGAACAATCCGGCATCATTCGCGCTGGCGCTCGCTTTGTCGAAGCGATGGCGACCGCAACCGTTCCCAAAATCGTGCTGACCATCAATCACGCCAGCGGTGCGGGATATTACGCGATGGCCGGGCAAGGCTTCGACCCGGATTTCATCTTCACACTGCCGACCGGACGGATGGCCGTGATGGAAGGCGAATCCGCGGTGATGGCCTTGTTTGCATCGCAACTGGAAAAACTGAAAGCCGCCGGGCAGCAACCGGACGAAAAGCTGCGCGCAGAAATGGATCGCGTTCGCGCCGAATATGAACGCCAACTCGATGCAAAATTCGCTGCGGCGCGAGGCTTCGTTGACGCAGTGATTTCGCCGGAAGAAATCCGACCGGCGATTGAACTGGCGCTACGCACTTCGTTGAATAATCCGGACGGCCATTTGGGCTTTGGGATTTAG
- a CDS encoding tyrosine-protein phosphatase, with amino-acid sequence MKRSVVSQRLQWSFVAMFLLLPIFGVAADKHKAEKGRSAVTIENFGKVNDHIYRGGQPEGDEYRQLVALGIKTIVDLRGDSERGARAAAESAGLRYVNLPMEPKRYPEADAAQRFLAIVNDEANGPYYVHCAGGKHRTGVMIAVYRMEVDKWDIERAYQEMKDYDFYTRMGHGCYKDYIFDYSRNLQAQSETAPAIRAKAIPASSQHK; translated from the coding sequence ATGAAAAGAAGTGTAGTTTCTCAACGGTTGCAATGGTCATTCGTGGCCATGTTCTTGCTCTTGCCGATCTTTGGGGTCGCTGCCGACAAACACAAAGCGGAAAAAGGCCGCTCCGCAGTGACAATCGAGAATTTTGGCAAAGTCAACGATCACATTTACAGAGGCGGGCAGCCTGAAGGGGATGAATATCGTCAACTGGTTGCGCTCGGCATTAAGACCATTGTTGATCTGCGTGGTGACAGTGAACGCGGCGCCAGAGCCGCGGCAGAAAGTGCGGGCTTGCGTTATGTGAACCTGCCGATGGAACCGAAACGTTACCCGGAAGCGGACGCCGCACAGAGATTTCTCGCAATTGTGAACGACGAAGCCAACGGCCCGTACTATGTTCATTGCGCGGGGGGAAAACATCGCACGGGAGTGATGATCGCTGTTTACAGAATGGAAGTAGACAAATGGGACATCGAACGCGCGTATCAGGAAATGAAAGATTACGACTTTTACACTCGGATGGGACACGGCTGTTACAAGGATTATATTTTCGATTACAGCCGAAACTTGCAAGCGCAATCTGAAACTGCACCGGCGATAAGGGCAAAGGCTATTCCGGCTTCCAGTCAGCACAAATAA
- a CDS encoding acyl-CoA thioesterase, producing MSNTHHDWSETRLRVRYAETDQAGVVYHSNYLIWFEVGRVELCRDYGFNYRDMETDADAYLPVTECRVKYRVPAKYDDEIIIRSKVTDLRSRAIKFAYEVRRASDNALLAEGETHHIVMNGDGRAKAFPPDYAEKMKGKKVLLANQETQ from the coding sequence ATGAGCAATACGCATCACGATTGGAGCGAAACCCGATTGCGCGTCCGGTACGCTGAAACCGACCAGGCTGGAGTCGTTTACCACTCAAACTATCTGATCTGGTTTGAAGTCGGTCGCGTCGAACTGTGCCGCGATTACGGATTCAATTACCGCGATATGGAAACCGACGCCGACGCCTATTTGCCCGTGACCGAATGCCGCGTGAAGTATCGCGTCCCAGCCAAATACGACGACGAAATCATTATTCGGTCGAAAGTGACCGACCTGCGCAGCCGCGCCATCAAATTCGCTTATGAAGTTCGCCGCGCCAGCGATAATGCTTTGCTGGCCGAAGGCGAAACCCATCACATTGTGATGAACGGCGATGGTCGCGCCAAAGCCTTTCCGCCCGATTACGCGGAAAAGATGAAAGGCAAAAAAGTTTTGCTCGCCAACCAGGAGACTCAATGA
- a CDS encoding TIM barrel protein, with protein MKFKPLALIAVLVLTLIVGCADTARPNTAESFKRGLAVQLWSFRNDFKKDVPGTLKRVHDLGFNYVELAGTYGMTAQQFRTELDKAGLKAISMHIDLKTARDKIDDVIRDAKILGVEDVGVPWIKSPFTKADCQQAIQVFNQAGEKLAANGLRFFYHVHGYEFVPNEGDKGTLFDLMMAKTNPKFVHFQLDTYHVAYPGQDPAALLRQFPGRFISLHLKDIRKDFVGDNSGAFREKDAVPMGQGKINWPELLKASEKEGIKWYILEDETTPVWQNVQQSLKYLETVK; from the coding sequence ATGAAATTCAAACCACTCGCTTTGATTGCTGTTCTTGTTCTGACCTTGATTGTGGGATGCGCCGACACCGCTCGCCCAAATACTGCGGAATCGTTCAAACGCGGATTGGCCGTGCAACTGTGGAGTTTCCGCAACGATTTCAAAAAAGACGTTCCCGGCACGTTGAAACGCGTGCATGACCTTGGCTTCAATTATGTTGAACTCGCTGGAACCTACGGAATGACGGCGCAGCAGTTTCGCACCGAACTCGACAAAGCCGGATTGAAAGCCATCAGCATGCACATTGATCTGAAAACCGCGCGCGACAAAATTGACGACGTGATTCGTGACGCCAAAATCCTGGGCGTTGAAGACGTGGGCGTGCCGTGGATCAAATCCCCGTTTACCAAAGCTGACTGCCAGCAGGCGATTCAGGTGTTCAATCAAGCAGGCGAAAAACTGGCGGCCAACGGCTTGCGGTTTTTCTACCACGTGCACGGTTACGAATTCGTCCCGAACGAAGGCGACAAGGGAACACTATTTGATTTGATGATGGCGAAAACCAATCCGAAATTTGTCCACTTTCAGTTGGACACCTACCACGTCGCTTATCCGGGGCAAGACCCTGCGGCGTTGCTGCGCCAATTCCCCGGACGGTTTATCTCGCTGCATTTGAAAGACATCCGCAAAGATTTCGTTGGTGACAATTCCGGCGCATTCCGGGAAAAAGACGCTGTGCCGATGGGACAGGGAAAGATCAACTGGCCGGAACTGCTGAAAGCTTCCGAAAAAGAAGGCATCAAATGGTACATTCTGGAAGATGAAACCACGCCCGTTTGGCAAAACGTTCAGCAAAGCCTGAAGTACCTAGAAACGGTCAAGTAG
- a CDS encoding DUF2283 domain-containing protein produces MDTKLSFKYDREADILYINKLKPYADQESEELGDDVIARLNPMTGEVENLEILFFSTRLLRHDLLELPIAADLRISATV; encoded by the coding sequence ATGGACACGAAGCTGAGTTTCAAATACGACCGTGAAGCCGACATTCTGTACATCAACAAACTGAAACCGTATGCCGATCAAGAGTCCGAAGAATTGGGAGATGATGTGATCGCGCGGCTAAATCCAATGACCGGCGAGGTCGAGAATCTTGAAATTCTGTTTTTCTCTACACGGCTTTTGCGGCATGACCTTTTGGAATTGCCTATCGCGGCTGACTTGAGAATCTCTGCGACGGTTTGA